The genomic segment CATATAAtagaaaagtgaataaaatgaCTAATGAAAAGCCTTAATtggaataataatataatttgagGACTTAATTATAACAtttcaaactttaaaaatcattttagaatTGAGCTATAGTTTAGAACGAGTATGTTGCAATTAACCCTAAAATTGTATAACTGAAAGGTTTTCTAGGATTTTCACCTTTAAAATTTCCCCAACTCTCTTTCGCACATCCCGCCGCCAAACAAGCCTTCTCTCGTCTTCAAGTTTTTTCGACGGACCAGGCGATTAAATAAGGTAAATTTTTGAAACCCTAATCTTAATTCGAAGGTTAGTTTATTGATTCGTATGATTTTGTGCTATTTGCGGCCGCGATTTGCTGCTATTTTGATGTGAAATTTACGGTCTTTATCGGTGGCGGACGGCGCCGCGATGTCGGTATTCCGCCGCTGTTTGGAACCCTTAAATTTTCATGGTTTAAAACAAAAtctattcttttttaatttttatgcagATGgtgaagaaaaaggaaagaacttTAAATGAGACCGAATCATCAATTGATTTGAAGTCATTGATTCATGAAAGTGCTTTGTTCTTTGACAAATTGGTTGAGTTAATCCCTGCTAGGTTTTATTTACCTGATGAAAAGGATAAACCTTGGTTTCAGGGTCTTAGCAAGGCCGAAAAGGCTTCTGCTAAGAAACAAGCTAGAGAAAACATTAAGAAAGCTAGGAGAGATAGGTTAGATCCtgagaaatcatcaaaaacgacTCTCGATTTGTTGAAAGAGAATATAGAGAAGGAGAAATCGGGTAAGGATAGTGATGCTGAAGAGGAAGAAGTCGAGGTTAGACCTATAATGCCCGATGTAGATGATGAACGGTCGGTGACTTATGAAGAACTTAGGGAAAGGCTTCGTAGGAAAATCGAAGAGCTTCGGGGTGGTAGAAATAGTTCGGGTTcggagaagaagaagaatgagAGGAATGATAAGAAGGGTAAGAAGCGAAAGAGGGATAACGGAGCTgaagaaaagaaagttgatacaACGGCTAATGACAAGGATAATGTAGAGAAGGATGTTGAAGAGGCTGCAAAGGAACTTACTTTTAGTCGTGTTAAACTTGGGGACGAAGATAAACAtgggaagaagaagagaaaacttTCAAAGTTAAAGGAGCTTGAAAATGCAATGAAATTAGCAGCAGCTAAGAAAGATCCCGAGAAGGGTGAGGTTATCGCGAAGAAGCATTCATGGAAGGCAGCAATGGATAGAGCTGCAGGGATTAAGGTTCACGATGATCCAAAATTGTTGAAACAAAGTATACAGAAGGAGAAAAAGAGGCATAAGAAGAATGCTGAGAAGTGGAACGAGAGAGTTGAAACAACCCAGAAGTTGAAAGTGGAGAAACAACAGAAGAGATCGGAGAATATAGCGGACAAGATTCACCAGAAGAAGATGCGACGCATTGCAAAGAGGGAGAAGAAGCTGTTGCGACCTGGGTTTGAAGGTCGCAAAGAGGGTTTTATTAATGAAGGGTCAAGTTAAGgttcctttttttctttcaattttctgCATAGCCTGTGGCTTTAACTGATCTGTTCCTTTTCTGATGGTAAGATTACATGCTAGGAATGCCGTTCTTACAACTGGTTTCCCTTCTGTTTTCTTTTTCCACCTAGAGAAAATGGTTGAATGTTGTTCACAAACTGAATTTGAGTTAATATACTGGAAAAATGTTTGATTCTCTTCGTTTTATGGCCCTATTGAAAGTTGTCTCCTAGGAGCTTCATTGGTAAAAATACCATGGAAGCGTCTGACTTAGTAGTGTTGCGTGTAACTTTTGTTGATGTACATTTGTTGATGTACAGAGAGGTTCTTATGTTCTTAATAGTAGAAGTgaatagaaaatttaacaaaaaaattattttgttttt from the Gossypium hirsutum isolate 1008001.06 chromosome D09, Gossypium_hirsutum_v2.1, whole genome shotgun sequence genome contains:
- the LOC107929135 gene encoding surfeit locus protein 6 homolog, translating into MVKKKERTLNETESSIDLKSLIHESALFFDKLVELIPARFYLPDEKDKPWFQGLSKAEKASAKKQARENIKKARRDRLDPEKSSKTTLDLLKENIEKEKSGKDSDAEEEEVEVRPIMPDVDDERSVTYEELRERLRRKIEELRGGRNSSGSEKKKNERNDKKGKKRKRDNGAEEKKVDTTANDKDNVEKDVEEAAKELTFSRVKLGDEDKHGKKKRKLSKLKELENAMKLAAAKKDPEKGEVIAKKHSWKAAMDRAAGIKVHDDPKLLKQSIQKEKKRHKKNAEKWNERVETTQKLKVEKQQKRSENIADKIHQKKMRRIAKREKKLLRPGFEGRKEGFINEGSS